Proteins from a genomic interval of Corynebacterium freiburgense:
- the hisG gene encoding ATP phosphoribosyltransferase: MLKVAVPNKGSLSEAAVEILREAGYVGRGDTKALTVVDKTNNVEFFFLRPKDIAIYVANGHLDLGITGRDLAADSLANVQEVLTLGFGASSFRYAAPRDADWTIEKLQGKRIATSYPNLVRKDLARHGIDAEVIRLDGAVEISIKLGVADAIADVVSTGRTLRQQGLEPFGEPLVASEAVIVGRRDALVTPEQQVLLRRVEGILHAQNFLMLDYNVPRTLLDLATKITPGISGPTVSPLALEDWVAVRAMVPKRQANAIMDELAALGAQAILASEIRIARI; the protein is encoded by the coding sequence ATGCTAAAAGTTGCTGTTCCGAATAAAGGATCACTCTCCGAAGCGGCCGTAGAAATTTTGCGCGAAGCCGGATATGTTGGCCGGGGTGATACCAAAGCGCTTACCGTAGTAGATAAAACAAATAATGTTGAATTCTTCTTTCTTCGACCCAAAGATATTGCAATCTATGTTGCAAATGGTCATTTAGATTTAGGAATTACTGGTCGTGATCTCGCCGCAGATTCGCTAGCAAATGTGCAGGAAGTACTTACCCTAGGATTTGGTGCTTCTTCGTTTCGTTATGCTGCCCCGCGCGATGCAGATTGGACAATTGAAAAGCTACAAGGCAAGCGAATCGCCACATCATATCCGAATCTTGTGCGCAAAGATTTGGCTCGACATGGGATCGATGCAGAAGTTATTCGGCTGGATGGTGCGGTCGAGATTTCCATTAAATTAGGTGTCGCGGATGCTATTGCAGACGTTGTTTCAACTGGACGAACCCTGCGGCAACAAGGGTTAGAGCCTTTTGGAGAGCCGCTGGTGGCGTCGGAGGCAGTGATTGTGGGGCGTCGAGACGCACTGGTAACCCCTGAGCAGCAGGTGCTTTTGCGGCGTGTGGAAGGTATTTTGCATGCGCAGAATTTCCTTATGCTTGATTACAATGTGCCCCGCACATTATTGGATTTGGCGACCAAAATTACGCCCGGGATTTCCGGACCAACGGTGTCTCCATTGGCACTAGAGGATTGGGTTGCAGTGCGTGCAATGGTTCCGAAACGTCAGGCGAATGCAATTATGGATGAGCTGGCTGCACTTGGCGCACAAGCAATTCTGGCTTCGGAAATTCGGATTGCCCGCATTTAG
- a CDS encoding phosphoribosyl-ATP diphosphatase: MSRVKTFDSLYTELLQRVETRPEGSGTVAALDKGVHTLGKKVIEEAGEVWLAAEYQSDEELAEEISQLIYWTQVIMVARGITPEDVYKYL; this comes from the coding sequence ATGTCACGCGTGAAAACATTTGACTCGCTCTATACCGAACTGCTTCAGCGCGTGGAGACTCGCCCTGAAGGCTCTGGCACCGTTGCCGCCCTTGATAAGGGAGTTCATACACTTGGCAAAAAGGTTATTGAGGAAGCAGGCGAAGTCTGGTTAGCTGCCGAATACCAGTCGGATGAGGAGCTTGCGGAAGAAATCTCGCAACTCATATATTGGACCCAGGTCATAATGGTAGCCCGTGGTATTACCCCCGAAGACGTATATAAATACCTATAG
- a CDS encoding Imm1 family immunity protein, whose product MQAFLDNWQDEVYSHQEITISDDSEIPTLVSKLNGETHTLISFVIALEGRFLQVAGGPEYFVVTGKESDTSYNLTDPNSDSEERVAIVAGGQEGLFEHKYAITKHEATKAALAYFHAAAIPTEDPRFTWEILEPQSGDMEEFEDATN is encoded by the coding sequence ATGCAAGCGTTCCTCGACAATTGGCAAGACGAAGTCTACTCTCATCAAGAAATCACAATCTCTGATGACAGCGAAATTCCCACACTCGTGAGCAAACTCAACGGCGAAACACATACGTTGATTTCGTTTGTTATCGCACTCGAAGGCAGGTTCCTTCAAGTAGCTGGTGGTCCGGAATATTTTGTTGTCACTGGAAAGGAATCCGACACTTCCTATAATCTCACCGACCCAAATTCTGATTCGGAAGAACGTGTAGCAATTGTGGCTGGTGGGCAAGAAGGATTATTTGAACATAAATACGCAATTACAAAGCACGAGGCCACAAAAGCCGCGCTTGCATACTTCCACGCAGCAGCAATCCCCACCGAAGATCCAAGATTTACTTGGGAAATCCTAGAACCTCAAAGCGGGGATATGGAAGAATTCGAGGATGCAACAAACTAG
- a CDS encoding Dyp-type peroxidase translates to MTYQNGINAYGTTDHLYLELDLAQGVDAKEAFGALAAAVNLPTTVGANAVLGIRPEIWADIADASDVPANVHGFNEPIKGAGDYQMPATQHDAWLWIASESRSQCFEVGKHIMGEVREFFTIGEEMVGWVYAHNRDLTGFEDGTENPGALEVPGIIAIPQGEPGAGASVALVQKWQHLVRKWADLSQEKQESVIGRTREDSVELPEDVMPDSSHVSRTVVEDDGEELAVLRRNTSYGGLKEHGTIFIGFSFDQWRLEEMLRRMAGAVDGPRDALTYFTDVVTGSWYVCPSVPALLALAEPFLEDEDED, encoded by the coding sequence ATGACTTACCAAAATGGAATAAATGCCTACGGCACAACCGATCATTTATATCTTGAACTGGACCTCGCACAAGGTGTCGATGCTAAAGAAGCCTTTGGTGCCCTTGCTGCGGCCGTAAATCTGCCCACAACTGTAGGAGCTAACGCAGTATTGGGTATTCGGCCGGAAATCTGGGCGGACATAGCCGATGCTTCCGATGTTCCTGCAAATGTTCATGGTTTTAATGAGCCAATTAAGGGTGCTGGTGACTACCAGATGCCAGCAACCCAACATGATGCTTGGCTTTGGATCGCCTCTGAGTCCCGTTCACAGTGCTTTGAAGTAGGGAAGCACATTATGGGCGAGGTTCGTGAGTTCTTTACCATTGGTGAGGAAATGGTGGGCTGGGTCTATGCCCACAATCGCGACCTTACAGGTTTTGAAGACGGTACGGAAAACCCCGGTGCTTTGGAAGTTCCAGGAATTATTGCGATTCCACAAGGCGAGCCGGGCGCAGGTGCATCAGTAGCTCTGGTGCAAAAGTGGCAACATTTGGTGCGTAAATGGGCTGATCTTTCTCAAGAAAAGCAAGAATCTGTTATTGGCCGTACTCGTGAAGATAGCGTGGAACTGCCAGAAGATGTTATGCCGGATTCATCCCACGTTTCCCGAACCGTCGTTGAAGACGATGGCGAAGAATTGGCAGTACTTCGTCGTAATACTTCGTATGGCGGTTTAAAGGAACACGGCACGATCTTTATCGGTTTTTCCTTCGACCAGTGGCGTTTGGAAGAGATGTTGCGCAGGATGGCAGGCGCAGTCGACGGTCCTCGTGACGCACTGACCTACTTTACCGATGTCGTGACCGGCTCATGGTACGTCTGTCCTTCAGTACCTGCATTACTGGCGCTTGCAGAGCCTTTCCTGGAGGATGAAGACGAAGACTAA
- a CDS encoding Rv0909 family putative TA system antitoxin: MGLFDSAKQKAQEALKSETVTDTVLDKAEQAAAQKLGADKSSHISKARQAIDDKIGDGGTSGNASTDPNASPA; encoded by the coding sequence ATGGGACTTTTTGATTCCGCAAAGCAAAAAGCGCAGGAAGCGCTAAAAAGCGAGACTGTAACAGATACGGTATTGGATAAGGCCGAGCAAGCTGCAGCGCAGAAATTAGGTGCGGATAAAAGTTCGCATATTAGCAAGGCGCGTCAAGCCATCGATGACAAAATTGGTGATGGAGGCACAAGCGGTAATGCAAGTACGGATCCAAATGCCTCACCAGCATAA
- the metH gene encoding methionine synthase encodes MNLLEALQQRVLIGDGAMGTQLQSFDLDIEKDFLGLEGCNEILNHTRPDILKAIHRAYFEAGADLVETNTFGCNLPNLADYGIEDRCRELSYKGVRLAREVADEMGPSEDGIPRFVVGSMGPGTKLPSLGHASYIDLKQYYKQAALGMVEGGADGILVETAQDLLQVKAAVLGCHEAFTELGTILPIICHVTVETTGTMLLGSEIGAALTALERLGISMIGLNCATGPDEMSEHLRYLSQHASIPVSVMPNAGLPILGNKGAEYPLTAPELADSLRTFITEYGLSMVGGCCGTTPEHIRVVAEAVKSITPAQRTPSADNNVSSLYTTMPLTQDTGITMIGERTNANGSKAFREAMLAGDWETCVDIAKQQTRDGAHMLDLCVDYVGRDGREDMAQLAGLLATSSTLPIMIDSTEPAVIQTGLEHLGGRCAVNSVNFEDGDRPDSRYQKIMQLVKEHGAAVVALTIDEEGQARTCEKKVEIASRLIDDITGTWGLKQEDIIVDCLTFPISTGQEETRGDGIETINAIRELKAKYPNVHTTLGLSNISFGLNPAARQVLNSVFLHECIEAGLDTAIAHSSKILPMNRIDPRQREVALDMVYDRRTEEYDPLQTFMQLFEGVSAASAKDARAEALAAMPLFERLSQRIIDGEKNGIEPDLDAAMKEKSPIEIINQDLLGGMKTVGELFGSGQMQLPFVLQSAETMKVAVAYLEQFMEAADDSGGKGTIVLATVKGDVHDIGKNLVDIILSNNGYNVINLGIKQPVATIISAARDHGADVVGMSGLLVKSTVIMKENLQEMNSSGAADLPVLLGGAALTRTYVENDLTEIYHGDVHYARDAFEGLRLMDEIMAIKRGEGPAADSPEALATAKKKEERRARHERSRKIAAERKASTPVVEVPERSDVATDVPIATPPFWGTRIIKGLPLAQYLPTLDERALFMGQWGLKPTRGGEGPDYNDLVESEGRPRLRAWIDRLKAAGILDHAAVVYGYFPAVSEGDEIIILEQPRPDAPERARISFPRQQRGKFLCIADFIRSRNDALRTGIVDVLPFQLVTMGQPIADFANELFAAHEYRDYLEVHGIGVQLTEALAEYWHARVRSELNLGDGKTAGDEDASDTRRFFDLDYRGARYSFGYGSCPDLESRRILVDLLQPERIGVELSEELQLHPEQSTDAFVLYHPEAKYFNV; translated from the coding sequence ATGAACCTCCTCGAAGCTCTACAGCAACGTGTTCTTATTGGTGATGGCGCCATGGGGACGCAATTACAGTCTTTTGACCTCGATATTGAAAAAGACTTTTTAGGGCTTGAGGGTTGCAATGAGATTCTCAATCACACCCGGCCCGATATTTTAAAAGCTATTCACCGAGCGTACTTCGAAGCGGGCGCCGATTTAGTAGAAACCAATACCTTTGGTTGCAACTTACCCAATCTTGCAGACTACGGTATCGAAGATCGCTGCCGTGAACTTTCATATAAAGGTGTGCGGCTCGCTCGCGAGGTAGCCGATGAAATGGGGCCAAGTGAAGATGGCATACCCCGTTTTGTTGTAGGTTCAATGGGGCCAGGCACAAAGCTGCCTTCCCTTGGGCATGCCTCCTATATTGATTTAAAGCAGTACTACAAGCAGGCTGCCTTAGGCATGGTCGAAGGCGGAGCAGATGGCATCCTCGTAGAAACCGCACAAGATCTTCTTCAGGTCAAAGCTGCAGTATTGGGGTGTCATGAAGCTTTTACTGAACTGGGCACAATACTTCCGATTATTTGCCATGTAACTGTGGAAACCACTGGCACGATGTTGCTGGGCTCAGAAATCGGTGCCGCGCTTACCGCGCTTGAGCGTCTCGGGATTTCTATGATCGGGCTGAATTGTGCCACCGGTCCCGATGAAATGAGCGAACACCTACGCTATCTTTCACAGCATGCTTCGATTCCGGTTTCAGTTATGCCAAACGCAGGATTGCCAATTTTAGGTAACAAAGGTGCTGAATACCCACTGACCGCGCCGGAATTAGCGGATTCCTTACGCACTTTTATCACTGAATATGGCTTATCAATGGTGGGTGGTTGTTGCGGCACAACCCCTGAGCACATCCGTGTAGTTGCCGAAGCGGTAAAAAGCATTACGCCAGCGCAACGCACCCCAAGCGCCGATAATAACGTATCGTCGCTATACACAACGATGCCGCTTACCCAAGACACCGGTATTACTATGATCGGCGAACGCACTAACGCCAATGGGTCTAAAGCTTTCCGCGAAGCAATGCTCGCAGGCGACTGGGAAACCTGTGTAGATATTGCAAAACAACAAACCCGCGATGGCGCACATATGCTCGATCTCTGCGTAGATTATGTGGGCCGCGACGGGCGCGAAGATATGGCACAGCTAGCAGGATTGTTGGCCACTAGTTCCACATTGCCGATTATGATTGACTCCACCGAGCCAGCGGTAATCCAAACAGGGCTTGAACATTTAGGTGGTCGCTGCGCAGTAAATTCTGTAAATTTCGAAGACGGTGATAGGCCAGATTCGCGGTACCAGAAAATCATGCAATTGGTAAAAGAACATGGTGCTGCCGTGGTTGCGCTGACAATTGATGAAGAAGGACAAGCGCGCACCTGCGAAAAAAAGGTTGAAATTGCATCTCGCTTAATCGATGATATTACCGGTACATGGGGACTCAAGCAGGAAGATATCATCGTAGACTGCCTTACATTTCCCATCTCCACTGGCCAGGAAGAAACCCGTGGCGATGGGATTGAGACCATTAATGCGATCCGCGAGCTTAAAGCCAAATACCCAAACGTACACACCACCCTTGGTTTATCCAATATTTCATTTGGTCTCAATCCGGCGGCCCGCCAAGTATTAAATTCTGTATTTTTGCATGAATGCATTGAAGCTGGGCTTGATACGGCAATCGCGCACTCATCGAAGATTCTTCCAATGAATCGAATCGATCCACGGCAACGCGAAGTTGCGCTTGACATGGTGTATGACAGGCGCACCGAGGAGTATGATCCGCTGCAAACGTTTATGCAGTTATTTGAGGGTGTTTCTGCCGCCTCTGCAAAAGATGCACGTGCTGAAGCTCTAGCAGCCATGCCGCTATTCGAACGCCTTTCGCAGCGCATTATTGATGGTGAGAAAAACGGAATCGAACCTGATCTTGATGCCGCAATGAAGGAGAAGTCCCCGATTGAGATTATTAATCAGGACCTTCTTGGGGGCATGAAAACCGTTGGAGAACTTTTTGGTTCTGGACAAATGCAATTGCCGTTTGTTTTGCAATCTGCAGAAACAATGAAAGTGGCCGTTGCGTATCTTGAGCAATTTATGGAGGCGGCAGACGACTCCGGAGGTAAAGGAACAATAGTTCTAGCGACGGTCAAGGGCGATGTTCACGATATTGGCAAAAACTTAGTGGATATCATTCTTTCCAATAACGGTTATAATGTAATTAATTTAGGTATTAAACAACCTGTAGCAACGATAATTTCGGCCGCCCGCGATCATGGTGCCGACGTTGTAGGCATGTCAGGTTTATTGGTGAAATCCACCGTTATTATGAAAGAAAACCTGCAAGAAATGAATTCTTCCGGGGCGGCGGACTTGCCCGTACTTTTAGGCGGTGCAGCACTAACTCGAACATATGTTGAAAACGATCTAACGGAGATCTACCACGGAGACGTGCATTACGCTCGCGATGCCTTCGAAGGGCTGCGGCTTATGGATGAAATTATGGCCATAAAACGAGGAGAAGGTCCTGCCGCTGACTCCCCGGAAGCCCTTGCGACTGCAAAGAAAAAGGAGGAACGCCGAGCAAGGCACGAGCGATCACGAAAAATTGCCGCCGAACGCAAAGCGTCTACACCCGTTGTTGAAGTGCCAGAACGTAGCGATGTGGCAACAGATGTTCCAATAGCAACTCCACCGTTTTGGGGTACCAGAATTATTAAAGGTTTGCCCTTGGCACAGTATCTTCCCACCCTTGATGAACGCGCATTATTTATGGGTCAATGGGGACTCAAACCCACCCGAGGCGGTGAGGGGCCCGACTATAACGATCTTGTTGAATCGGAAGGTCGCCCGCGGTTGCGCGCATGGATAGATCGGCTAAAAGCCGCTGGAATACTTGATCACGCGGCGGTGGTATATGGGTATTTTCCGGCAGTCTCCGAAGGAGATGAGATTATTATTCTGGAGCAGCCGCGGCCCGATGCTCCAGAACGAGCACGCATTTCATTTCCACGTCAGCAACGAGGGAAGTTTCTCTGCATCGCAGATTTCATTCGTTCGCGTAACGACGCCCTGCGCACAGGCATTGTTGATGTCTTACCGTTCCAGTTGGTCACTATGGGACAACCAATTGCCGATTTTGCCAATGAGCTTTTTGCCGCCCACGAATATCGGGATTACCTTGAAGTTCATGGAATTGGTGTCCAACTTACCGAAGCACTCGCGGAATACTGGCATGCGCGTGTGCGTTCGGAATTAAACCTTGGTGATGGTAAAACAGCCGGGGATGAGGACGCCTCTGACACACGTCGATTCTTTGATCTGGATTATCGCGGAGCCCGTTATTCCTTTGGTTATGGCTCTTGTCCTGATCTGGAATCACGTCGCATTTTGGTGGACCTGTTGCAACCAGAACGTATTGGTGTGGAATTATCCGAAGAACTGCAACTTCATCCTGAGCAGTCAACGGATGCATTTGTGCTCTATCACCCTGAGGCGAAGTACTTTAATGTCTAA
- the mshC gene encoding cysteine--1-D-myo-inosityl 2-amino-2-deoxy-alpha-D-glucopyranoside ligase, which translates to MYSWPEPEVPTIPGDSVPLQLFDTADGEIRPVQVDGTAGMYVCGITPYDATHLGHAATYLAFDLIYRQLLDNGHEVHYVQNVTDVDDPLFERANRDGVDWRELGTEQIDLFRSDMEALRIIPPRDYVSVMNTVPEVIELVKRLISVGAVYELHGDLYASIDATKNFGYESNYDHTTMRAYFAERGGDPDRPGKRHPLDALVWRKSKDGEPEWDAPFGAGRPGWHIECSAIATNRLGSSFAIQGGGADLIFPHHEFSAAHAEAALGCARMAGHYVHTGMLALDGVKMSKSLGNLVFVSRLVQAGHDPRAIRIALMTGHYREIRNWSDGLLAEAEVRLGRWLRAVALPSNNKDAEQLVASIRAFLAYDLQTQKVLEAIDAWSEQVLLGSNSTERGGEIVAQALDALIGINLMGEQ; encoded by the coding sequence TTGATACTGCTGATGGGGAAATACGCCCAGTCCAAGTTGATGGCACTGCTGGTATGTATGTCTGTGGAATTACTCCATATGACGCAACGCATCTGGGCCACGCAGCAACCTACCTTGCGTTTGATTTAATCTATAGGCAATTACTGGATAATGGCCATGAAGTGCATTATGTTCAAAATGTCACCGATGTGGATGATCCGTTATTTGAACGGGCCAATAGAGACGGTGTTGATTGGCGTGAATTAGGTACGGAGCAGATTGATTTGTTCCGTTCCGATATGGAAGCCCTACGTATAATTCCACCACGTGATTATGTCAGTGTTATGAACACTGTGCCGGAAGTTATTGAGCTGGTAAAGCGACTTATTTCAGTAGGTGCCGTGTATGAGTTGCATGGTGACTTATATGCTTCAATCGACGCTACAAAAAACTTTGGGTATGAATCAAATTATGATCATACAACTATGCGCGCCTATTTTGCCGAACGCGGTGGGGACCCTGATCGGCCAGGTAAACGTCACCCATTGGATGCATTAGTATGGCGGAAATCAAAGGATGGCGAACCTGAATGGGATGCGCCTTTTGGGGCCGGACGCCCGGGTTGGCACATTGAATGCTCAGCAATTGCGACAAATCGATTGGGCTCAAGCTTTGCGATTCAGGGTGGCGGCGCGGATTTGATTTTCCCACACCATGAATTTAGTGCCGCGCATGCAGAAGCTGCTTTAGGATGTGCACGAATGGCAGGGCATTATGTGCATACCGGGATGCTCGCTTTAGATGGTGTAAAAATGAGTAAATCCTTGGGCAATCTAGTATTTGTATCCCGATTAGTGCAGGCCGGTCATGATCCCAGGGCAATTCGAATTGCATTAATGACGGGGCATTATCGAGAAATTCGCAATTGGTCAGATGGTCTTTTGGCAGAAGCCGAAGTGCGTCTTGGCAGGTGGTTGCGGGCAGTTGCATTGCCCTCCAATAATAAGGATGCTGAGCAATTAGTAGCTTCCATTAGGGCTTTTTTGGCTTATGACCTGCAAACCCAAAAAGTATTGGAAGCCATTGATGCTTGGTCTGAACAAGTACTTTTGGGCTCCAATAGCACGGAGCGCGGCGGGGAAATTGTCGCCCAAGCTTTAGATGCCCTTATTGGAATTAATCTAATGGGGGAGCAATGA